Proteins from a single region of Amycolatopsis sp. CA-230715:
- a CDS encoding IclR family transcriptional regulator, protein MTSAAHSATSQPRRTAGASSSRKVLQLLLSFTERRAESSVAELATIIGTPVATTYRYVALLKELQLLEEGRAGRYRVTSQVMPLARAAQQANDLTRLARPAMEEAARKLRESIMLFQQFGDTAVCAELVESDPGVRPVFTAGHSMPLGKGASGKMLLAILPEYERERIVSSIALRLGPGYRDEIQRAALNRYALSADETTEGVWACSVPVPYSGNRPSALTVAAPSARLTDEAKRIAVTTLQVTAARVHSAVSSYS, encoded by the coding sequence ATGACGTCTGCCGCCCATTCCGCCACGTCGCAGCCCCGGCGTACCGCGGGTGCGAGCAGCTCGCGAAAGGTGTTGCAACTACTGCTGTCGTTCACCGAACGACGGGCGGAGTCCAGCGTCGCCGAACTCGCCACGATCATCGGGACGCCGGTCGCCACCACGTACCGCTATGTCGCACTCCTCAAGGAACTCCAGCTGCTCGAAGAAGGCAGGGCTGGGCGCTATCGGGTGACCTCACAGGTGATGCCGCTGGCCAGGGCGGCGCAACAGGCCAATGATCTCACCAGGCTCGCCAGGCCCGCGATGGAAGAGGCGGCGAGGAAGCTCCGCGAGTCGATCATGTTGTTCCAGCAATTCGGTGACACGGCCGTGTGCGCCGAGCTGGTGGAAAGCGATCCCGGCGTCCGCCCGGTGTTCACCGCGGGCCATTCGATGCCGCTCGGCAAGGGCGCGTCCGGGAAGATGCTGTTGGCGATCTTGCCCGAATATGAGCGCGAACGGATCGTTTCGAGCATCGCATTGCGGCTGGGGCCGGGTTATCGCGACGAGATCCAGCGGGCGGCGCTCAACCGGTACGCGCTCAGCGCCGACGAGACCACCGAAGGCGTCTGGGCGTGCTCGGTGCCGGTGCCCTATTCCGGGAACCGGCCGAGCGCGCTGACCGTGGCGGCGCCGTCGGCACGGCTCACCGACGAGGCCAAGCGCATCGCGGTGACCACGCTGCAGGTGACCGCGGCGCGCGTGCATTCCGCGGTGTCGTCCTACTCCTGA
- a CDS encoding TetR/AcrR family transcriptional regulator has product MPDEHPVIWARPERGTRGPKPAHTRDELAAAALRVADAEGLDAVTMRRVAAELGAGVTSLYRYVTGKDELIDLMSDAALGELDLPALTGKWRADLRAAARLLYDLILHRPWLAAAGTARPSLGPNGLRWMEYLLSTVEDATADPDEMLTLVGVATMFAHGAASLDLADDQARHRSGLTDEQWMAAQGSYGDAVITGGRYPLLARVMVEATIPHANQPRDIRFTIGIERLLDGIEANLPD; this is encoded by the coding sequence GTGCCCGACGAACACCCGGTGATCTGGGCGCGTCCCGAACGCGGAACCCGCGGGCCGAAACCCGCGCACACCCGGGACGAGCTGGCGGCGGCGGCCCTCCGCGTCGCCGACGCGGAAGGCCTCGACGCGGTCACCATGCGCCGGGTCGCCGCCGAACTCGGCGCGGGCGTCACCTCGCTGTACCGGTACGTCACCGGCAAGGACGAGCTGATCGACCTGATGTCGGACGCCGCGCTCGGCGAGCTGGACCTGCCCGCGCTCACCGGGAAGTGGCGAGCCGATCTCCGCGCCGCCGCCAGGCTGCTCTACGACCTGATCCTGCACCGCCCGTGGCTCGCGGCGGCCGGGACCGCCAGGCCGTCACTGGGACCGAACGGGCTTCGCTGGATGGAGTACCTGCTCAGCACCGTCGAGGACGCGACGGCCGACCCGGACGAGATGCTCACACTGGTCGGCGTCGCGACGATGTTCGCGCACGGCGCGGCCTCGCTGGACCTCGCCGACGACCAGGCGCGCCACCGGTCCGGCCTCACCGACGAGCAGTGGATGGCCGCGCAGGGCAGCTACGGCGACGCGGTGATCACCGGCGGCCGTTACCCGCTGCTCGCCAGGGTGATGGTCGAAGCGACGATCCCGCACGCGAACCAGCCGCGCGACATCCGGTTCACCATCGGCATCGAGCGCCTCCTCGACGGCATCGAGGCGAACCTGCCCGATTGA
- a CDS encoding FAD-dependent monooxygenase, with product MVFDVVVAGAGPVGLVLAAELRLGGASVLVLERDPERADPLKQGSMGARGLNLPTVHAFHRRGVLPAVRSAALMWAGDEPPPASGAPAEPEESEESEEDIFLGAGFVGHFSGIPVRIDRVDWADPDLASNALGAGVIAQQDLLDILLARARELGADVRFDTPVTGFTCPEGDEEVRVEAGGSSVSARWLVGCDGGRSAVRKLAGFDFPGTATEFVGRVAIVDMEDASRLSTGDWVEGERGNYVVGGWQEGPSPRVHTVEYGGADLDRSAPVTAEEIQASLRRVSGTEVTVKKLHVGTRYTDNTRHAVTYRKGRVLIAGDAAHVHSPAGAQGLNLGLGDAMNLGWKLAAVARGFAPESLVDTYTAERHPVGAAVQRWCGAQSALGRRDERTVALRSVLEDLLDTPAGATYVVKRISGVNQRYDLPGDLPFVGALAPDLELADGSRLSDHARSGEAVVLGPVPAGEEWEGRVVSLVSRDYPEVGALVRPDGYVAWASASPSAAELTAALTKWLGTP from the coding sequence GTGGTCTTCGACGTCGTGGTGGCGGGTGCCGGGCCGGTCGGGCTCGTGCTGGCGGCAGAGCTCCGGCTGGGCGGTGCCTCGGTGCTCGTACTCGAACGGGATCCGGAGCGGGCGGACCCGCTCAAGCAGGGGTCGATGGGCGCGCGCGGGCTGAACCTGCCCACCGTCCACGCGTTCCACCGGCGCGGGGTGCTGCCCGCGGTGCGGAGCGCGGCGCTGATGTGGGCGGGAGACGAGCCACCGCCCGCCTCCGGTGCGCCCGCCGAGCCTGAAGAGTCCGAAGAGTCCGAAGAGGACATTTTCCTCGGTGCGGGGTTCGTCGGGCACTTCTCCGGTATCCCGGTCAGGATCGACCGGGTGGACTGGGCTGACCCGGACCTCGCGTCGAACGCGCTCGGCGCCGGGGTGATCGCGCAGCAGGACCTGCTCGACATCCTGCTGGCGCGGGCGCGCGAGCTGGGTGCGGACGTCCGCTTCGATACCCCGGTCACCGGGTTCACCTGTCCCGAAGGGGACGAGGAGGTGCGCGTCGAGGCGGGCGGCTCGTCGGTGTCCGCGCGCTGGCTCGTCGGGTGCGACGGCGGGCGCAGTGCCGTCCGCAAGCTCGCTGGGTTCGATTTTCCCGGCACCGCAACGGAATTCGTCGGCCGGGTGGCCATTGTGGACATGGAGGACGCGTCGCGGCTGTCCACGGGCGACTGGGTGGAGGGCGAGCGGGGCAACTACGTCGTCGGTGGCTGGCAGGAGGGGCCGTCGCCGCGGGTGCACACGGTGGAGTACGGCGGCGCCGACCTGGACCGGTCCGCCCCGGTCACCGCCGAAGAGATCCAGGCGAGCCTGCGCCGGGTGAGCGGCACCGAGGTCACCGTCAAGAAACTGCACGTCGGCACCCGGTACACCGACAACACCCGGCACGCGGTCACCTACCGCAAGGGGCGCGTGCTGATCGCGGGCGACGCGGCCCACGTGCACTCGCCAGCCGGTGCGCAGGGGCTGAACCTCGGGCTCGGCGACGCGATGAACCTCGGCTGGAAGCTTGCCGCCGTGGCGAGGGGATTCGCGCCGGAGTCCCTTGTGGACACCTACACCGCCGAACGCCATCCCGTCGGCGCCGCCGTGCAACGGTGGTGCGGCGCGCAGAGCGCGCTCGGCCGCCGGGACGAGCGGACCGTCGCATTGCGCTCGGTGCTGGAAGACCTGCTGGACACCCCGGCGGGCGCGACCTACGTGGTGAAGCGGATCTCCGGTGTCAACCAGCGCTACGACCTGCCGGGCGACCTGCCCTTCGTCGGCGCACTGGCACCCGATCTCGAACTCGCCGACGGCTCGCGGCTGAGCGACCACGCCCGCTCGGGCGAGGCGGTGGTACTCGGCCCCGTGCCCGCGGGCGAGGAATGGGAAGGCCGCGTGGTGTCGCTGGTTTCGCGGGACTACCCGGAAGTCGGTGCGCTCGTGCGGCCGGACGGGTACGTGGCGTGGGCCTCCGCTTCGCCTTCCGCGGCTGAGCTGACCGCCGCGCTCACGAAGTGGCTCGGCACGCCGTAG
- a CDS encoding HNH endonuclease signature motif containing protein, with product MSENSSLTPQRELWQLAAREKAALLREELMSLWQQESRVCQVIAELDNDGTRELGYPSTAALVAEIARTSSAAVRKLVARALAINPSRGIDGTEIPAAAPLTGEAAAEGAISPLHVDGIVSALQAIPDTVPIEEREKTEKTLVDLARNATTAEVAEAGQRLRDTLDPDGTEPRDTPEPKRAFRYRQGKDGSIKFDGYLDPVSSAKTLALLEPLALPHKEDNPLVRGKDERYGDAFMEIVNLAASHPDAPNHSSTRGDIVITIPLELLQKGLGHACLDLVTGITASEARILACDCKIIPAILGTDGQPLEYGRAKRIVTEGLRLMLAIRDGGCAFPGCNRKPRHCDAHHVREWWNGGTTDLGNLVLLCGHHHRLLHTSDWKVRMINGMPEFTPPEHVDPWRRPRTNTLHTAQPRAA from the coding sequence GTGTCCGAGAACTCTTCCCTTACACCGCAGCGGGAGCTGTGGCAGCTCGCCGCGCGCGAGAAGGCCGCGCTGCTGCGGGAAGAGTTGATGTCCTTGTGGCAGCAGGAATCCCGGGTCTGCCAAGTGATCGCGGAACTCGACAACGACGGCACACGCGAACTCGGGTACCCCTCCACCGCGGCACTGGTAGCGGAGATCGCGCGGACTTCCTCGGCCGCGGTGCGGAAACTGGTGGCGCGGGCGCTCGCGATCAACCCCAGCCGGGGTATCGATGGCACGGAAATTCCCGCCGCGGCGCCGCTGACCGGAGAAGCCGCGGCCGAAGGAGCGATCTCACCACTGCATGTGGATGGGATCGTGTCGGCGCTGCAGGCGATCCCGGACACCGTGCCGATCGAGGAGCGGGAGAAGACCGAGAAGACTCTGGTCGATCTCGCTCGGAACGCGACCACGGCGGAGGTCGCCGAGGCGGGTCAGCGGTTGCGCGACACCCTCGACCCCGACGGCACCGAACCCCGCGACACCCCCGAACCCAAACGCGCGTTCCGGTACCGCCAAGGCAAAGACGGCTCCATCAAATTCGACGGCTACCTCGACCCGGTATCCAGCGCGAAAACCCTCGCACTCCTAGAACCCCTGGCACTGCCCCATAAAGAGGACAACCCCCTGGTGCGCGGCAAAGACGAACGCTACGGGGATGCGTTCATGGAGATCGTCAACCTCGCCGCGAGCCATCCGGATGCGCCGAACCACAGCAGCACCCGAGGCGACATCGTCATCACCATCCCCCTCGAACTCCTCCAAAAGGGACTCGGGCACGCCTGCCTCGACCTCGTCACCGGCATCACCGCGAGCGAAGCCCGCATCCTCGCCTGCGACTGCAAAATCATCCCCGCCATCCTCGGCACCGACGGGCAACCGCTGGAATACGGCCGCGCCAAACGAATCGTGACCGAAGGCCTCCGCCTCATGCTCGCCATCCGCGACGGCGGCTGCGCTTTTCCGGGCTGCAACCGAAAGCCCCGACACTGCGACGCCCACCACGTCCGAGAATGGTGGAACGGCGGCACCACCGACCTCGGCAACCTCGTCCTCCTCTGCGGACACCACCACCGCCTACTCCACACCAGCGACTGGAAAGTCCGCATGATCAACGGCATGCCCGAATTCACCCCACCCGAACACGTGGACCCCTGGCGAAGACCCCGAACCAACACCCTCCACACCGCACAACCCCGCGCCGCGTAA
- a CDS encoding LysR family transcriptional regulator, whose protein sequence is MPTLRQLEYLVTIIDERSFTRAAEILHVTQSALSHQVKTLERVVGGRLVERLPRGVRATPLGRAMLPHARAALAGSQRAEKAARQAAGLEAGELEVASVYSVTLGVLPPVLRAWRRAHPEVHIRLVEHRHADELEAAMVAGEADVAVGPSPSAWDGPVWMIGEEEFVVVLAPDDEAPQNSGTVALGELADRGWVHYAPGNGLGVLVDKACAAAGFTPRASVRTEQTAAAHLLAAAGLGPALVPANVIPARFSGRVLRPSPPVVRALAVYARKDPDPVTAAFAELVARKACVLPAHVKRQLDGQAAD, encoded by the coding sequence ATGCCGACCCTGCGCCAACTCGAATACCTCGTCACGATCATCGACGAGAGGTCTTTCACCCGCGCCGCCGAAATCCTGCACGTGACCCAGTCCGCGCTGTCGCATCAGGTGAAAACGCTCGAGCGGGTGGTCGGCGGGCGGTTGGTGGAGCGGTTGCCGCGTGGGGTCAGGGCGACGCCGTTGGGGCGGGCGATGCTGCCGCACGCGCGCGCGGCGCTGGCCGGTTCGCAGCGGGCGGAGAAGGCGGCGCGGCAGGCGGCCGGGCTTGAGGCGGGCGAGTTGGAGGTGGCTTCGGTCTACTCCGTGACGCTCGGCGTGTTGCCGCCCGTGCTGCGGGCGTGGCGGCGTGCGCATCCCGAAGTCCACATCAGACTCGTCGAGCACCGCCACGCGGACGAGCTGGAGGCGGCGATGGTGGCGGGGGAGGCCGATGTCGCGGTCGGGCCGTCACCGTCCGCATGGGACGGTCCCGTGTGGATGATCGGCGAGGAGGAGTTCGTTGTCGTGCTGGCTCCTGACGACGAGGCGCCGCAAAACAGCGGAACCGTGGCGCTCGGCGAACTCGCGGACCGCGGCTGGGTGCACTACGCACCGGGGAACGGGCTCGGTGTGCTGGTCGACAAAGCGTGCGCGGCGGCGGGGTTCACGCCGAGGGCTTCGGTTCGCACGGAACAGACCGCAGCCGCGCACTTACTGGCCGCTGCGGGGCTCGGGCCCGCACTGGTGCCCGCGAACGTGATTCCCGCGCGGTTTTCCGGTCGCGTGCTCCGGCCGAGCCCGCCGGTAGTGCGGGCGCTCGCCGTGTACGCAAGGAAAGATCCCGATCCGGTAACGGCCGCGTTCGCGGAACTGGTGGCGCGTAAGGCATGCGTGCTCCCGGCGCACGTGAAACGGCAGCTCGACGGGCAGGCGGCGGACTGA
- a CDS encoding alpha/beta hydrolase — MRRLFLAAVGAATLASSVLAVPSATAAPAPQQAPPVATINWGPCTDPTLIAAGGECGFLDVPLDYDNPNGKKIQLAVGRVKHKVADAQYQGVMLTNPGGPGGSGLRLAARGAKLPNHAGDFYDWIGFDPRGVGTSKPALSCDPNYMDYNRPSYLPVTPKLEKTWLDRAKGYADACAKKNPELLDHIKTTDTVKDMDSIRASLGAEKMNFYGYSYGTYLGQVYGTMFPDRVRRMVLDSTVDPRNVWYQANLNQDVAFDVNLKVWFGWVAQHDDVYHLGKTQAAVKRVFDEQLLKLSFKPAGGVVGADEWTDVFQQASYYQVRWPVLGDAFAKFVNSGDWQTMKKLFEQFGGRGDDNGYAVYLAVQCSDVQWPQNWNQWRVDNWRTFLKGNYFTWQNAWYNAPCVFWHGKAGKPVNVNGSKVESVLMIDETLDAPTPYEGSLEARSRFPGARLIAEPGGTSHAVTPRGNTCVDSKIADYLTTGALPARKPGRTADVECAPLPQPEPTPPATAAAPSAAAKVAGAQPHYAALPMS, encoded by the coding sequence GTGAGACGTCTTTTCCTCGCCGCGGTGGGTGCCGCGACGCTGGCTTCGTCGGTATTGGCGGTACCGTCCGCCACCGCCGCGCCCGCGCCGCAGCAGGCACCACCCGTCGCGACCATCAACTGGGGGCCGTGCACCGACCCGACGCTCATCGCCGCTGGCGGCGAGTGCGGGTTCCTCGACGTGCCGCTCGACTACGACAACCCGAACGGCAAGAAGATCCAGCTCGCCGTCGGGCGGGTCAAGCACAAGGTGGCGGACGCCCAGTACCAAGGCGTCATGCTGACCAACCCCGGTGGTCCCGGCGGATCAGGGCTCCGCCTCGCGGCGCGCGGCGCGAAGCTGCCGAACCACGCGGGCGACTTCTACGACTGGATCGGGTTCGACCCGCGCGGCGTCGGCACCAGCAAGCCCGCGTTGTCATGCGACCCGAACTACATGGACTACAACCGGCCGAGCTACCTGCCGGTGACGCCCAAGCTCGAGAAGACCTGGCTCGACCGCGCCAAGGGCTACGCCGACGCGTGCGCCAAGAAGAACCCCGAACTGCTGGACCACATCAAGACCACGGACACGGTCAAGGACATGGACAGCATCCGCGCCTCGCTCGGCGCGGAGAAGATGAACTTCTACGGCTACTCGTACGGCACCTACCTCGGCCAGGTGTACGGCACGATGTTCCCGGACCGCGTGCGGCGCATGGTGCTCGACAGCACCGTCGACCCGCGCAACGTCTGGTACCAGGCCAACCTGAACCAGGACGTCGCGTTCGACGTCAACCTGAAGGTCTGGTTCGGCTGGGTGGCCCAGCACGACGACGTCTACCACCTCGGCAAGACCCAGGCCGCGGTCAAGCGCGTGTTCGACGAGCAGCTCCTGAAGCTGTCGTTCAAGCCCGCGGGCGGTGTGGTCGGCGCGGACGAGTGGACCGACGTGTTCCAGCAGGCGTCGTACTACCAGGTCCGCTGGCCGGTCCTCGGTGACGCGTTCGCCAAGTTCGTCAACTCCGGCGACTGGCAGACCATGAAGAAGCTGTTCGAGCAGTTCGGCGGGCGCGGTGACGACAACGGGTACGCCGTGTACCTCGCCGTGCAGTGCTCGGACGTGCAGTGGCCGCAGAACTGGAACCAGTGGCGCGTCGACAACTGGCGCACCTTCCTCAAGGGCAACTACTTCACCTGGCAGAACGCCTGGTACAACGCGCCGTGCGTGTTCTGGCACGGCAAGGCGGGCAAGCCGGTGAACGTGAACGGCAGCAAGGTCGAGAGTGTGCTCATGATCGACGAGACGCTCGACGCGCCGACGCCGTACGAAGGCAGCCTCGAAGCACGCAGCCGGTTCCCGGGTGCGCGCCTGATCGCCGAGCCCGGCGGCACCAGCCACGCGGTCACTCCCCGTGGCAACACGTGCGTCGACTCGAAGATCGCGGACTACCTGACCACCGGCGCGCTCCCGGCCCGCAAACCGGGGCGCACCGCGGATGTCGAGTGCGCACCGCTTCCGCAGCCCGAGCCGACGCCGCCCGCCACCGCGGCGGCGCCGTCGGCCGCGGCGAAGGTCGCGGGTGCCCAGCCGCACTACGCCGCGTTGCCGATGAGCTGA